One Amaranthus tricolor cultivar Red isolate AtriRed21 chromosome 1, ASM2621246v1, whole genome shotgun sequence DNA window includes the following coding sequences:
- the LOC130801119 gene encoding uncharacterized protein LOC130801119: MVSKFLGVSKTSSFLAPYKGTRYHLNLWRGSAPTNYKELFNLRHSSARNTIERAFGLLKKRWAILRKSSFYDKQTQVRIINACFVLHNFVREENLDEENLLNEVDDDLSNVEAFDTMEDEGEDFISTAQALPQWNNLRDEMSQKMFREYQARRRWRL, translated from the exons ATGGTCTCAAAGTTCCTAGGAGTAAGCAAAACCTCAA GCTTCTTGGCTCCATATAAAGGTACACGTTACCATTTAAACTTGTGGAGAGGAAGTGCTCCTACAAACTACAAAGAATTGTTCAACTTGCGTCATTCATCCGCACGTAATACTATTGAAAGAGCCTTTGGGTTATTGAAAAAGAGGTGGGCTATATTGAGGAAAAGTAGCTTTTATGATAAGCAAACACAAGTAAGAATCATAAATGCATGCTTTGTTCTCcataattttgttagagaagaaAATTTGGACGAGGAGAATTTGTTAAATGAGGTGGACgatgatttatcaaatgtagAAGCTTTTGATACAATGGAGGATGAAGGGGAGGATTTTATTTCAACGGCACAAGCCTTACCTCAATGGAATAACTTAAGAGATGAAATGTCACAAAAAATGTTCCGAGAATACCAAGCTCGAAGGAGATGGAGACTTTAA